A region of Geobacillus sp. 46C-IIa DNA encodes the following proteins:
- a CDS encoding carbohydrate ABC transporter permease produces MNKMMSDKKVIALYVLPPLLLMMILVYIPIIMTGYYSLMKWDGIGEMQFIALDNYKQLFQDNMFWKSTYHSFLLAFFSVLSLAGYLAVALVLAGKVKGANLLRKIYLIPMLLSSVAIAQLWLRIYHPSNGMLNHFLMSLGIDDPPNWLADPNIVLYAIFVPIIWQYAGFYILIYYAALRNIPSSIIEAAIIDGANPWQMAYKIKLPLISGVIKVTIVLAVVGSLKYFDLIYVMTGGGPNGASEVIASYMYQKAFRSFNFGYGSTIAFSLLLICIVMTWLIRKLTNSKEEIQY; encoded by the coding sequence GTGAACAAAATGATGTCTGACAAAAAAGTAATCGCACTCTATGTACTTCCGCCTTTGTTGCTCATGATGATTTTAGTTTACATCCCGATCATCATGACTGGATATTACAGCTTAATGAAATGGGACGGCATTGGCGAGATGCAATTTATTGCATTGGACAACTACAAGCAGTTGTTTCAAGATAATATGTTTTGGAAAAGTACGTATCATTCTTTTTTGCTTGCTTTCTTTTCCGTGCTCAGTTTAGCAGGGTATTTAGCGGTGGCGCTTGTGCTTGCCGGAAAAGTGAAAGGAGCCAATTTATTAAGAAAAATTTATTTAATTCCGATGTTGCTCTCTTCAGTGGCCATTGCCCAGCTTTGGCTGAGAATTTATCATCCATCCAACGGAATGTTGAACCATTTTCTTATGTCTTTAGGAATAGACGATCCGCCGAACTGGCTGGCTGATCCGAACATTGTGTTGTATGCGATTTTTGTTCCAATTATTTGGCAATACGCAGGGTTTTATATTTTGATCTACTACGCTGCATTGAGAAATATCCCGTCGTCTATCATCGAGGCTGCCATTATTGACGGGGCGAATCCATGGCAGATGGCGTATAAAATTAAACTCCCGCTCATTTCCGGTGTCATTAAAGTAACGATCGTCTTGGCGGTTGTCGGGTCGTTAAAGTATTTTGATTTAATCTACGTCATGACAGGCGGGGGACCAAACGGCGCGAGTGAGGTCATTGCTTCGTATATGTATCAAAAGGCGTTCCGCAGCTTTAACTTTGGCTACGGAAGCACCATTGCTTTTTCCTTGCTTTTAATTTGTATCGTGATGACGTGGCTCATTCGCAAACTGACCAACTCTAAAGAAGAAATTCAATACTAG
- a CDS encoding carbohydrate ABC transporter permease, which produces MERETVVGKPPVVATPLKIGKKIGRAFFYAILIALALFQILPLVWLLFFSLKNNQEVFNTPLLSLPSPPRWENYVKVWVEGNIGQYFFNSVWITTVSVILTVLLASFATFAITRMNWKWKHVVLGLFMIGLMIPVHSTLIPLFSFFMKVKLIDHPLSIVLTNIGFNLPITIMILLGFYQSLPRELEESAVIDGCSVHRMFFRIILPMTAPVIVTTTIINMIYNWNEFVFVNTFISSDEFKTLTVGIQNFIGQYTTDWGAIGATLMISVLPILIVFFFLSDKIMEGITAGAIKG; this is translated from the coding sequence ATGGAACGTGAAACGGTTGTCGGGAAACCACCTGTTGTTGCCACGCCATTAAAAATAGGAAAGAAAATCGGAAGGGCCTTTTTCTATGCGATATTGATCGCCTTAGCCTTGTTTCAAATATTGCCCCTTGTCTGGCTTCTATTTTTTTCTTTGAAAAATAATCAGGAAGTATTCAATACACCATTGCTGTCTCTGCCATCCCCGCCGCGCTGGGAAAACTACGTCAAAGTTTGGGTGGAAGGGAACATTGGGCAATACTTTTTTAACAGTGTCTGGATTACGACCGTCTCGGTCATTTTGACCGTATTGCTTGCCAGTTTTGCGACATTTGCGATTACGCGCATGAATTGGAAATGGAAACATGTTGTGCTAGGACTGTTTATGATCGGTTTGATGATCCCGGTTCATTCGACGCTAATTCCACTGTTCAGCTTTTTTATGAAAGTGAAACTCATTGATCATCCGTTATCGATTGTCTTAACGAATATCGGATTCAACTTGCCTATTACGATTATGATTTTGCTTGGCTTTTACCAGTCGCTGCCGCGCGAACTCGAGGAGTCGGCAGTGATAGACGGCTGCTCTGTTCATCGCATGTTTTTCCGGATCATTTTGCCGATGACCGCACCGGTGATCGTCACGACGACGATTATTAACATGATTTACAACTGGAATGAGTTTGTTTTTGTGAATACGTTTATTAGCTCTGACGAGTTTAAAACGTTAACGGTCGGCATCCAAAACTTTATCGGTCAATATACGACCGATTGGGGAGCGATTGGTGCGACGTTAATGATCAGCGTGCTACCTATTTTGATTGTCTTCTTCTTCCTTAGCGATAAAATCATGGAAGGGATTACTGCCGGAGCGATTAAAGGGTAA
- a CDS encoding glycoside hydrolase family 52 protein, which translates to MPNNLFFNAHHSPVGAFASFTLGFPGKSGGLDLELARPPRQNVFIGVESLDQSGTYHILPFVESGEDESKRYDIENPDPNPQKPNILIPFAKSAIEREFRVATDTWKARDLTFTIYSPIKAVPDPETATDEELKLAVVPAVIVEMTIDNTNGTKARRAFFGFEGTDPYTSMRRIDDTCPQLRGVGQGRIVGIMSRDEGVRSALHFSMEDILTTPLEENWTFGLGKVGALIADVPAGEKKTYQFAVCFYRGGYVTAGMDTSYFYTRFFHNIEEVGLYALEKAEVLEEQSFRSNELIEKEWLSDDQKFMMAHAIRSYYGNTQLLEREGNPVWVVNEGEYRMMNTFDLTVDQLFFELKLNPWTVKNVLDLYVERYSYEDRVRFPGEETEYPGGISFTHDMGVANTFSRPHYSSYELYGISGCFSHMTHEQLVNWVLCAAVYIEQTKDWAWRDERLSILEQCLESMVHRDHPDPEKRNGVMGLDSTRTMGGAEITTYDSLDVSLGQARNNLYLAGKCWAAYVALEKLFRDVGKEELAALAGEQAEKCAATIVSYVTDDGYIPAVMGEGNDSKIIPAIEGLVFPYFTNCREALDENGRFGAYIQALHSHLQYVLREGICLFPDGGWKISSTSNNSWLSKIYLCQFIARRILGWEWDEQGKRADAAHVAWLTHPTLSIWSWSDQIIAGEISGSKYYPRGVTSILWLEEGE; encoded by the coding sequence ATGCCAAACAATCTATTTTTTAACGCCCACCATTCACCGGTTGGTGCGTTTGCGAGCTTTACATTAGGGTTTCCGGGAAAAAGCGGGGGGCTTGATCTTGAGCTGGCCCGTCCTCCACGGCAAAACGTGTTTATTGGAGTAGAATCGTTAGACCAGTCCGGGACGTATCACATTTTGCCGTTTGTAGAATCCGGAGAAGATGAAAGCAAGAGATATGATATTGAAAATCCGGATCCAAACCCACAAAAGCCGAACATCTTGATTCCATTTGCGAAAAGTGCGATTGAGCGTGAATTCCGAGTGGCAACCGATACATGGAAAGCCAGGGACTTAACGTTTACCATTTATTCTCCGATAAAGGCGGTGCCTGATCCGGAAACGGCAACGGATGAAGAGCTAAAGCTGGCGGTAGTTCCTGCGGTTATTGTCGAGATGACAATAGACAATACAAACGGAACGAAAGCAAGACGGGCGTTTTTCGGATTCGAAGGAACCGATCCATACACGTCGATGAGACGAATCGATGATACGTGCCCGCAGCTGCGCGGAGTCGGCCAAGGCCGGATTGTTGGAATTATGTCGAGAGATGAAGGCGTCCGCTCAGCCTTGCATTTTAGTATGGAAGATATTTTGACAACGCCGCTCGAAGAAAACTGGACGTTCGGACTCGGAAAAGTCGGCGCGTTAATTGCTGATGTGCCGGCAGGTGAAAAGAAAACGTATCAGTTTGCTGTTTGTTTTTACCGAGGCGGTTATGTGACGGCGGGAATGGATACTTCTTATTTCTATACTCGTTTCTTTCATAATATTGAGGAAGTCGGCCTTTATGCGCTAGAGAAGGCCGAAGTGCTGGAGGAACAATCATTTCGTTCGAATGAACTCATTGAAAAAGAATGGCTCTCCGATGATCAAAAGTTTATGATGGCGCATGCCATTCGCAGTTATTACGGGAATACACAGCTGCTTGAGCGTGAAGGAAATCCGGTTTGGGTTGTCAACGAAGGCGAGTACCGGATGATGAATACGTTTGATTTGACCGTTGATCAACTCTTTTTTGAGCTGAAACTGAATCCATGGACGGTCAAAAATGTTCTCGACTTATACGTCGAGCGTTATAGCTATGAGGATCGCGTTCGTTTTCCGGGGGAAGAGACAGAGTATCCGGGAGGCATCAGTTTTACTCATGACATGGGAGTAGCCAATACGTTCTCGCGCCCGCACTACTCGTCATACGAGCTGTATGGCATTAGCGGCTGCTTTTCGCATATGACGCACGAACAACTTGTCAACTGGGTGCTTTGCGCGGCAGTGTACATCGAACAAACGAAAGACTGGGCATGGCGCGACGAGCGGCTTTCCATCTTAGAACAGTGTCTAGAAAGTATGGTTCATCGCGATCATCCCGATCCGGAAAAACGGAATGGTGTAATGGGACTCGATAGCACCCGCACGATGGGCGGGGCGGAAATTACGACGTATGACAGTTTGGACGTTTCCCTCGGCCAAGCCCGCAACAATTTATATTTAGCAGGTAAATGTTGGGCAGCCTATGTAGCGCTTGAGAAATTGTTCCGCGATGTCGGCAAGGAAGAACTAGCCGCGCTGGCAGGAGAGCAGGCAGAAAAATGCGCTGCGACGATTGTCAGCTATGTGACCGATGATGGGTATATTCCGGCGGTCATGGGAGAAGGAAATGACTCAAAAATCATTCCCGCTATTGAGGGACTTGTGTTCCCTTATTTCACCAATTGCCGTGAGGCGTTGGACGAAAACGGACGCTTTGGAGCATATATTCAAGCGTTGCATAGCCATTTGCAATACGTGTTACGGGAAGGAATTTGCCTGTTCCCCGACGGAGGATGGAAAATTTCCTCAACGAGCAACAACTCTTGGTTAAGCAAAATTTACCTATGTCAGTTCATTGCCCGCCGTATTTTAGGCTGGGAATGGGATGAACAAGGCAAACGGGCCGATGCCGCCCATGTTGCATGGCTCACCCATCCGACATTATCCATTTGGAGCTGGAGTGATCAAATCATCGCTGGTGAAATTAGCGGCAGCAAATATTACCCGCGCGGCGTGACAAGTATTTTATGGCTTGAGGAGGGGGAATAA
- a CDS encoding endo-1,4-beta-xylanase, giving the protein MCSSIPSLREVFANDFRIGAAVNPVTLEAQQSLLIHHVNSLTAENHMKFEHLQPEEGRFTFNIADQIFDFARSHHMAVRGHTLVWHNQTPSWVFQDSQGHFVDRDVLLERMKSHISTVVQRYKGKVYCWDVVNEAVANEGSEWLRSSTWRQIIGDDFIQQAFLYAHEADPEALLFYNDYNECFPEKREKIYTLVKSLRDRGIPIHGIGMQAHWSLTRPSLDEIHAAIERYASLGVILHITELDISMFEFDDHRKDLIAPTNEMVERQAERYEQIFSLFKEYRDIIQSVTFWGIADDHTWLDHFPVQGRKNWPFLFDEQHKPKPAFWRVVSV; this is encoded by the coding sequence ATGTGTTCATCCATCCCGTCCCTTCGTGAAGTGTTTGCCAATGATTTTCGCATCGGGGCAGCAGTCAATCCAGTGACCTTAGAAGCCCAACAATCGCTGTTGATCCACCATGTAAACAGCCTTACCGCCGAAAACCATATGAAGTTTGAACATCTTCAGCCAGAGGAGGGGCGGTTTACATTCAACATCGCCGATCAAATCTTTGACTTCGCCCGTTCTCATCACATGGCCGTTCGCGGACATACGCTCGTATGGCATAACCAAACCCCGAGTTGGGTGTTTCAAGACAGCCAAGGGCATTTCGTCGACAGAGATGTGTTGCTGGAACGGATGAAATCTCATATCTCCACGGTTGTACAGCGATACAAAGGGAAAGTCTATTGTTGGGACGTCGTCAACGAAGCGGTCGCCAATGAGGGGAGCGAATGGCTGCGCTCCTCAACGTGGCGACAAATCATCGGCGATGATTTTATTCAGCAGGCGTTTCTTTATGCCCATGAAGCAGACCCAGAGGCGTTGCTGTTTTACAACGACTATAATGAATGTTTTCCGGAAAAACGCGAGAAAATTTATACACTAGTAAAATCTTTGCGTGACAGAGGAATTCCCATTCACGGCATCGGCATGCAGGCGCACTGGAGCCTGACCCGCCCGTCGCTTGATGAAATTCATGCGGCGATTGAACGGTATGCGTCTCTGGGAGTCATTCTCCATATTACGGAACTTGATATATCGATGTTTGAATTTGACGACCATCGCAAGGACTTGATTGCTCCTACAAACGAAATGGTCGAACGGCAGGCAGAGCGGTACGAGCAAATTTTCTCTCTATTTAAGGAATATCGGGATATCATTCAAAGTGTCACGTTTTGGGGAATTGCCGACGACCACACGTGGCTTGATCACTTCCCTGTGCAAGGAAGAAAAAATTGGCCGTTTTTGTTCGATGAACAACACAAACCCAAACCGGCTTTTTGGCGGGTGGTAAGTGTCTAA
- a CDS encoding extracellular solute-binding protein — translation MLKKVFATLTATVLTAGMLAGCTDNESASSGGSSESKDGKVTITTVRTLKDDTKFRDGEDLNNNPITRWSEKELGIKWETLWTVPNDEQYNNKIRLALSSGQKLPDVFKVSDGQLINDLIRSGKVMPVDEAIEKYASPRLKEIYEQFPEAFYPATVDGKRYGIPRFSGGNGSDSLLWIRKDWLDKLGLQPPKTIEDLEKIMDAFVNKDPDGNGKKDTIGLTLASKNGLATWLADGSFIFGAYGNYVPGSWSKGENGSLVYGSVQPSMKKALEKLNEWYKKGYLDKEVGILDEQTAIESFVAGKSGIISAPPWAAGWPITDALKNNPGAVVEPYPLPSGPDGKIGRRGEGLITGMFLFSKDFKHMDKFFEYLDAIYGYIYNDSTYFEYGLAEGYDYVMKDGKPVYDADQIPGGKIDPGKYFITEDIPTVPYMLYELAEELYTTKRDAKNAYEYTKIVSQGEPYMKAATIVNQQNQYRIENEFTGPPTKTMQKRSEFLTKMERETFANIIYGRAPFSAFDDFVKKWEESGGKEITKEVNEWYQAVKGEK, via the coding sequence GTGTTAAAAAAGGTTTTTGCCACTTTAACAGCAACCGTGCTGACAGCTGGAATGCTTGCAGGATGTACAGACAACGAATCCGCTTCATCAGGCGGCTCTAGCGAGTCGAAAGATGGAAAAGTGACTATTACCACCGTGCGTACGCTAAAAGATGATACAAAATTTCGAGACGGGGAAGACCTTAATAACAACCCGATTACACGGTGGTCGGAAAAAGAGTTAGGCATCAAATGGGAAACGCTTTGGACTGTTCCAAATGATGAACAATACAACAACAAAATTCGTTTGGCTTTATCATCAGGGCAAAAGCTGCCTGACGTATTTAAAGTGTCGGATGGGCAATTAATCAACGATTTAATCCGTTCTGGAAAAGTCATGCCAGTTGATGAAGCCATTGAGAAATATGCATCACCCAGATTAAAAGAGATTTACGAGCAATTTCCGGAAGCGTTTTATCCTGCTACGGTCGATGGGAAACGTTACGGGATTCCACGGTTCTCTGGAGGAAATGGCTCTGACTCCTTGCTTTGGATTCGAAAAGACTGGCTCGACAAGTTAGGACTCCAGCCGCCAAAAACCATTGAAGATCTTGAAAAAATTATGGATGCGTTTGTGAACAAAGACCCGGATGGAAACGGAAAAAAGGATACGATCGGCTTAACGTTGGCCAGCAAAAATGGTTTGGCGACATGGCTTGCTGATGGCAGCTTTATTTTCGGTGCTTACGGCAATTATGTGCCTGGTTCATGGTCAAAAGGGGAAAATGGTTCTTTGGTCTATGGTTCTGTTCAACCGTCTATGAAAAAGGCTCTGGAAAAATTGAACGAATGGTATAAAAAGGGGTACTTGGATAAAGAAGTAGGTATTTTAGATGAACAAACTGCAATTGAAAGCTTTGTTGCTGGGAAGTCCGGGATTATTTCTGCTCCGCCTTGGGCAGCTGGCTGGCCGATCACGGATGCACTGAAAAATAATCCAGGAGCTGTAGTTGAGCCGTATCCGCTACCGAGCGGTCCGGACGGAAAAATTGGTCGGCGCGGTGAAGGTCTTATTACAGGTATGTTCTTGTTCAGTAAAGATTTTAAACATATGGATAAGTTTTTTGAATACTTAGATGCTATTTATGGCTACATTTACAATGATTCGACATATTTCGAGTATGGATTAGCTGAAGGTTATGATTATGTCATGAAAGATGGGAAGCCTGTTTATGATGCCGATCAGATTCCTGGAGGAAAAATTGATCCAGGAAAGTATTTTATCACAGAAGATATCCCGACTGTTCCGTATATGCTTTATGAATTAGCAGAAGAATTGTATACAACAAAACGTGATGCTAAGAATGCGTATGAATATACAAAAATCGTTTCTCAAGGAGAGCCTTACATGAAAGCGGCAACGATTGTTAATCAGCAAAACCAATACCGCATCGAAAATGAATTTACTGGACCGCCAACAAAAACGATGCAAAAACGTTCTGAATTCTTGACGAAAATGGAGCGGGAGACGTTTGCTAATATTATTTATGGTCGGGCGCCGTTCAGTGCATTTGATGACTTTGTGAAAAAATGGGAAGAATCTGGCGGTAAAGAGATTACAAAAGAAGTAAATGAATGGTATCAAGCGGTGAAAGGAGAAAAATAA
- a CDS encoding sugar ABC transporter permease: protein MQPTVDLKRQTTAVGTRKQWKVRGTWQLHTMLLPALVIVFIFQYIPMFGLVMAFQDYEPWLGFLHSPWVGLEHFKTMFEYEDARQVIWNTLVISTLKIIFNLAVPLAFALLLNEIYVMKFKRTVQTIVYLPHFLSWVILGGILIDMLSPEGGIVNRILTAVFGIEPIFFLGDNEWFRTVVVVTDVWKECGFNTIVFLAALTSINPSLYEAAIVDGANRWQQTIYITLPSMLPIVIVVGTLSLGNILNAGFDQILNLYNPLVYKTGDIIDTYVYRVGLLNGDFSYATAVGLFKSIISFILVVTGYRLAYKYANYKIF, encoded by the coding sequence ATGCAGCCGACAGTCGATCTAAAACGGCAAACAACGGCGGTTGGAACGAGGAAACAGTGGAAGGTGAGAGGAACATGGCAACTGCATACGATGTTGCTTCCAGCCCTTGTTATTGTATTCATTTTTCAGTATATTCCGATGTTCGGATTAGTGATGGCATTTCAAGATTATGAGCCGTGGCTTGGTTTTTTGCATTCACCTTGGGTCGGTCTTGAACATTTTAAAACGATGTTTGAATATGAAGATGCTCGCCAAGTCATATGGAATACCCTTGTTATTTCCACTTTGAAAATTATTTTTAATCTCGCTGTACCGCTTGCGTTCGCTTTATTACTCAATGAAATATATGTAATGAAGTTTAAGCGGACTGTCCAGACGATCGTTTATTTGCCTCATTTTTTGTCTTGGGTCATCTTAGGTGGTATTTTGATTGATATGCTTTCCCCTGAAGGAGGCATAGTAAATCGCATACTGACAGCTGTATTTGGCATTGAGCCGATTTTCTTTCTTGGAGATAATGAGTGGTTTCGCACAGTTGTTGTCGTGACCGATGTTTGGAAAGAATGTGGGTTTAATACGATTGTGTTTTTAGCTGCTCTGACTTCCATCAATCCATCGTTGTATGAAGCCGCAATTGTTGATGGTGCAAATCGCTGGCAGCAAACCATTTACATTACATTGCCTTCCATGTTGCCGATTGTTATCGTTGTTGGGACATTATCGTTGGGAAATATTTTAAATGCTGGATTTGACCAAATTTTAAACTTGTATAACCCACTCGTTTACAAAACGGGTGATATTATCGACACATACGTTTACCGGGTCGGTCTTCTAAACGGGGATTTTAGCTATGCGACAGCGGTTGGATTATTTAAATCGATCATCAGCTTTATTTTAGTAGTGACGGGATATCGTCTTGCTTATAAGTATGCCAACTATAAAATCTTTTAA
- a CDS encoding carbohydrate ABC transporter permease, which yields MYHHYQKSLSYKIFTMFNYTFLTVAALLCILPLIHILAVSFSGSAAATANLVGLWPIDFTLDAYEKTIGNENFLRSLWNSFLRVVLGTVISMAVMLCAAYPLSKSDKAFRGRKMYMWFFVFTMLFHGGLVPTYMVVTKLGLTDTIWALILPSAVSSFNLILLVNFFRTSVPKSLEEAALMDGANHFTIFWKIYLPISVPAIATISLFTMVFHWNSWFDGMIYMSDVKHYPLSTFLQTIIVQQDFTKMSVDAETLQNLSERTVKAAQIFIAALPMLIVYPFVQKFFVKGIVLGAEKE from the coding sequence ATGTATCATCATTATCAAAAAAGCTTGTCCTACAAAATATTTACTATGTTTAACTATACCTTTTTAACGGTTGCTGCTTTGCTTTGTATTTTGCCACTGATTCATATTTTAGCTGTTTCTTTTAGCGGCAGTGCGGCAGCAACGGCCAACCTTGTCGGGCTTTGGCCAATCGATTTTACGCTTGATGCGTATGAAAAAACGATTGGAAACGAAAACTTTTTGCGCTCTCTTTGGAATTCGTTTTTACGTGTCGTATTAGGGACGGTCATTTCTATGGCAGTTATGTTGTGTGCCGCCTATCCGTTATCCAAAAGTGACAAGGCATTTCGCGGACGAAAAATGTATATGTGGTTTTTCGTTTTTACGATGCTGTTCCATGGTGGACTTGTTCCGACCTATATGGTTGTGACAAAGCTTGGGTTGACTGATACGATTTGGGCGCTCATTTTGCCGTCCGCGGTCAGTTCGTTCAACTTAATCTTGCTTGTGAACTTTTTCCGTACTTCAGTGCCTAAATCGCTTGAGGAAGCTGCTTTGATGGACGGAGCAAATCACTTCACGATTTTTTGGAAAATTTATTTGCCGATTTCTGTTCCAGCGATTGCGACGATTTCGCTTTTTACGATGGTATTCCATTGGAATTCATGGTTTGACGGGATGATTTATATGTCCGATGTTAAGCATTATCCGTTGTCGACTTTCTTGCAAACGATTATTGTCCAACAAGACTTTACCAAAATGAGTGTTGACGCAGAAACGTTGCAAAATTTGTCTGAACGGACGGTAAAAGCGGCGCAAATTTTTATTGCTGCGTTGCCGATGCTGATCGTTTATCCGTTTGTGCAAAAGTTTTTCGTCAAAGGGATTGTCTTAGGGGCAGAAAAGGAATAA
- a CDS encoding alpha-glucuronidase family glycosyl hydrolase produces the protein MVTEYEPCWLRYVKNDKYEDNQSLFTTIVAKGESPIFGAAVEELRTGITSMFGCEPQVVREAKQTSFIWLGTFDDEELKHQSCDSERATIIHPEGYVIRSDVRDEQSPIYIVGRTDKGVLYAVFHFLRLLQMKENVDDLSIVEQPGNKLRMINHWDNMDGSIERGYAGRSIFFTDGQFVKQKQRIKDYARLLASVGVNAISINNVNVHQLETKLITEEWLPEVAQVADIFRMYGIKLFLSINYASPIEIGGLSTADPLDRDVQRWWKETAARIYRYIPDFGGFVVKADSEFRPGPFTYGRNHAEGANMLAEALAPFGGLVVWRCFVYNCQQDWRDRTTDRAKAAYDHFQPLDGQFHENVILQIKNGPMDFQVREPVSPLFGAMPKTNQILEVQITQEYTGQQKHLCYLVPQWKEVLEFDTYAKGKGSEVKKVIDGSLFAYRYSGMVGVSNVGDDPNWTGHTLAQANLYGFGRLAWNPDLSTEEITNEWIVQTFGDDPQVVGQISQMLLHSWRIYESYTAPLGVGWMVNPGHHYGPNVDGYEYSHWGTYHYADRDGIGVDRTVATGTGYTAQYFPENAAMYESLDTCPDELLLFFHHVPYTHRLHSGETVIQHIYNTHFEGVEQAEQLKKCWEQLEGKMDAKRYHDVLERLTMQVEHAKEWRDVINTYFYRKSGIDDQYGRKIYR, from the coding sequence ATGGTAACGGAATACGAACCTTGCTGGCTAAGATATGTGAAAAATGATAAGTATGAAGATAATCAATCGTTGTTTACAACGATCGTAGCAAAAGGAGAGTCTCCGATCTTCGGTGCTGCAGTCGAAGAGTTACGAACTGGCATCACATCGATGTTTGGTTGTGAGCCGCAAGTGGTGCGGGAGGCGAAACAAACAAGCTTCATTTGGCTTGGGACATTTGACGATGAGGAGTTGAAACATCAATCGTGCGACAGTGAAAGGGCAACGATTATTCATCCAGAAGGATATGTCATCCGATCCGACGTCCGTGATGAGCAATCACCTATCTACATCGTTGGGCGGACAGACAAAGGTGTCTTGTATGCGGTGTTTCATTTCCTCCGTCTATTGCAAATGAAAGAGAATGTGGACGATTTATCGATCGTCGAGCAGCCAGGCAATAAATTGCGCATGATCAATCATTGGGACAACATGGACGGCAGCATTGAACGCGGATATGCAGGACGGTCCATTTTCTTTACCGATGGTCAGTTTGTGAAACAAAAACAGAGGATCAAAGATTACGCGCGATTGCTTGCTTCTGTAGGTGTTAACGCCATTTCGATCAATAATGTGAACGTTCACCAGCTAGAGACAAAATTAATTACGGAAGAGTGGCTGCCAGAAGTGGCGCAAGTGGCCGATATTTTTCGGATGTATGGCATCAAATTGTTTTTGAGCATTAACTATGCCAGCCCTATAGAAATTGGAGGGCTTTCGACCGCGGATCCGCTTGATCGGGATGTACAGCGGTGGTGGAAGGAGACGGCGGCGCGGATTTACCGTTACATCCCTGATTTTGGCGGCTTCGTAGTTAAGGCCGATTCCGAGTTTCGACCCGGCCCCTTCACCTATGGACGCAATCATGCGGAAGGGGCCAATATGTTGGCAGAGGCGTTGGCGCCGTTTGGCGGCCTCGTTGTTTGGAGATGTTTTGTTTATAACTGTCAGCAAGATTGGCGTGACCGGACAACGGACCGGGCGAAAGCGGCATATGATCATTTTCAGCCGTTGGATGGGCAGTTTCATGAGAATGTCATCTTGCAAATTAAAAACGGTCCAATGGATTTTCAAGTAAGGGAGCCGGTTTCTCCGTTATTCGGAGCCATGCCGAAAACGAATCAAATTCTCGAAGTGCAAATCACTCAAGAATATACTGGTCAACAAAAGCATTTATGCTATCTCGTTCCACAATGGAAAGAGGTGCTGGAATTTGATACGTATGCGAAAGGAAAAGGCTCAGAAGTGAAGAAGGTGATTGACGGCTCCCTATTTGCGTATCGATATAGCGGGATGGTCGGGGTGTCAAATGTTGGTGATGATCCGAACTGGACCGGGCATACATTGGCGCAAGCCAACTTATACGGGTTTGGGCGACTTGCTTGGAATCCGGATTTGTCGACCGAAGAGATTACGAATGAATGGATTGTGCAAACGTTTGGGGATGATCCGCAAGTGGTCGGACAGATCAGCCAAATGTTGTTGCACTCGTGGCGAATTTACGAAAGTTATACCGCTCCGCTCGGTGTTGGCTGGATGGTGAATCCGGGGCACCATTATGGACCGAATGTGGACGGATATGAATACTCACACTGGGGAACGTACCACTATGCTGACCGTGATGGAATCGGAGTAGACCGGACGGTTGCCACGGGTACAGGGTATACGGCGCAATACTTTCCAGAAAATGCGGCGATGTATGAGTCACTCGACACTTGTCCGGATGAGCTGCTTTTGTTTTTCCATCACGTTCCGTACACGCATCGGCTGCACTCTGGAGAAACAGTCATTCAACATATTTACAATACACATTTTGAAGGAGTTGAGCAGGCGGAACAGTTAAAGAAATGTTGGGAACAGCTCGAGGGGAAAATGGATGCAAAACGGTATCATGATGTGTTGGAACGGTTGACGATGCAAGTGGAACATGCCAAGGAGTGGCGCGATGTCATTAATACGTATTTTTATCGAAAGTCAGGGATCGATGATCAATATGGCCGGAAAATTTATCGATAA